A portion of the Tenacibaculum todarodis genome contains these proteins:
- the ppk2 gene encoding polyphosphate kinase 2, whose translation MKNTQKLTQQDFKTVSTNEELIALIKQKKIPFQKVEKTLIYESELKKLQIELVKLQQWISKTNKRVAVIFEGRDAAGKGGNIRRFMEHLNPRSMRLVALNKPTEVEKGQWYFQRYIKELPNPGEIVFFDRSWYNRAVVEPVMGFCTEQEYKEFLVQVPEFEHMLYEDGVVVIKFWLSISKEEQVKRFDARNENPLKRWKFSPVDKKGQELWERYTHYKEEMFSKTHTTYCPWLIIKTNDKKEARLEAMRHVLSQFNYEGKKDAETILNPDPNVVMRYYRSIHQLD comes from the coding sequence ATGAAAAACACACAAAAACTTACCCAGCAAGATTTTAAAACCGTTTCAACTAATGAAGAGCTAATTGCTTTAATCAAACAAAAAAAGATTCCTTTTCAAAAAGTAGAAAAAACACTTATATATGAAAGTGAATTAAAGAAACTGCAAATTGAACTTGTAAAATTGCAACAATGGATTTCTAAAACAAATAAGCGAGTTGCCGTAATTTTTGAAGGAAGAGATGCAGCTGGTAAAGGTGGTAATATTCGTCGTTTTATGGAGCATTTAAATCCACGTTCTATGCGTTTAGTTGCATTGAATAAGCCTACGGAAGTAGAAAAAGGACAGTGGTATTTTCAGCGTTACATAAAAGAATTACCGAACCCAGGAGAAATAGTTTTTTTTGATAGAAGTTGGTATAATAGAGCTGTGGTAGAACCTGTAATGGGTTTTTGTACAGAGCAAGAATATAAAGAGTTTTTAGTGCAAGTGCCAGAGTTTGAACACATGCTGTATGAAGATGGCGTGGTTGTTATAAAGTTCTGGTTGTCGATATCTAAAGAAGAACAAGTAAAAAGATTTGATGCAAGAAATGAGAATCCGTTAAAAAGGTGGAAATTTAGTCCTGTAGATAAAAAAGGGCAGGAATTATGGGAAAGATATACGCACTACAAAGAAGAAATGTTTAGTAAAACTCATACAACGTATTGTCCTTGGTTAATAATAAAAACCAATGATAAAAAAGAAGCTCGTTTAGAAGCAATGCGCCATGTGCTTTCTCAATTTAATTATGAAGGGAAAAAAGATGCTGAGACTATTTTAAATCCAGATCCTAATGTAGTAATGCGTTATTATCGTTCAATACATCAATTAGATTAA
- the ppk2 gene encoding polyphosphate kinase 2, whose product MEREFTAKEIEKLNSTKGLKSVLSKEPLNYERAIRYVNYEQKLKKLQLEIIKLQTWAINNNERIIVVFEGRDAAGKGGAIRRVTERINPRHMRIVALPKPNEDQKSQWYFQRYVEQLPKAGEMVFFDRSWYNRAVVEPVMGFCTQEEYDIFMNQVNDFERMILESGIRLVKIYMSISKKEQAKRFLDIKNNPLKQWKMTPVDDKAQELWDDYTAYKKAMFSKTNTVVSPWKVIRANRKTEARVNVINHILKSIPYDKNTVV is encoded by the coding sequence ATGGAAAGAGAATTTACAGCTAAAGAAATAGAAAAGTTAAACTCTACAAAAGGTTTAAAATCAGTTCTTTCTAAAGAACCATTAAACTATGAACGTGCCATTAGGTATGTAAATTATGAGCAGAAACTAAAGAAATTACAATTAGAGATTATAAAATTACAGACTTGGGCAATTAACAATAATGAACGTATTATTGTTGTTTTTGAAGGAAGAGATGCTGCTGGAAAAGGTGGAGCTATTAGAAGGGTTACAGAAAGAATTAATCCGAGACATATGCGTATTGTTGCCTTGCCAAAACCAAATGAAGATCAAAAAAGTCAATGGTATTTTCAGCGTTATGTAGAGCAATTGCCAAAAGCTGGAGAAATGGTTTTCTTTGATAGAAGTTGGTATAATAGAGCAGTTGTAGAACCTGTTATGGGATTTTGTACGCAAGAAGAATATGATATTTTTATGAATCAGGTTAATGATTTTGAAAGAATGATTTTAGAATCTGGCATTCGCTTGGTTAAAATTTACATGTCTATCTCTAAAAAAGAACAAGCAAAGAGGTTTTTAGATATTAAAAACAATCCTTTAAAGCAATGGAAAATGACTCCGGTAGATGATAAAGCGCAAGAGCTTTGGGACGATTATACGGCTTATAAAAAAGCAATGTTTTCTAAAACAAATACAGTAGTTTCTCCTTGGAAAGTAATTAGAGCAAATCGTAAAACGGAAGCCAGAGTTAATGTTATAAATCACATTTTAAAAAGCATTCCGTACGATAAAAATACAGTTGTTTAA
- a CDS encoding Smr/MutS family protein, with product MHLQVGNKVAVLDDVIRGIVIGISNDDISIEAEGMIFIFKASELVKIEEEQYELSKYSDINNQLLKEKNIPKKKKVSAFKKTKNNTVMEVDLHIEKLLKNARGMDNFDILNYQIKTATHKLEYCIQKRIPRLVFIHGVGEGVLKTELQYLLNKYPVRYQDASYREYGLGATEVIIGSSQ from the coding sequence ATGCATTTACAAGTTGGTAATAAAGTAGCGGTTTTAGATGATGTTATAAGAGGCATTGTTATTGGTATTTCAAATGATGATATTTCTATAGAAGCAGAAGGAATGATATTTATTTTTAAAGCATCTGAACTCGTTAAAATTGAAGAAGAACAATACGAATTGTCTAAGTATTCAGACATTAATAATCAATTATTAAAAGAAAAGAATATTCCGAAGAAAAAGAAAGTTTCTGCCTTCAAAAAAACGAAGAATAATACCGTTATGGAAGTAGATCTTCATATAGAGAAACTACTAAAAAATGCTAGAGGAATGGATAATTTCGATATTCTTAATTATCAAATAAAAACAGCAACGCATAAATTAGAATACTGTATTCAAAAGAGAATTCCGAGGTTGGTTTTTATCCATGGAGTAGGAGAAGGTGTTTTAAAAACAGAGTTACAATACTTACTTAATAAATATCCTGTTCGGTATCAAGATGCATCTTATAGAGAATATGGTTTAGGAGCAACAGAGGTTATAATTGGCAGTTCTCAGTAA
- a CDS encoding cysteine desulfurase family protein — translation MKTIFLDNASTTPMYSEVISVMQQSMQDNFGNPSSIHQFGRKAKSSIENARKNIAKHFNIPSSQLVFTAGGTEADNLILINAVTNLAVTRIITTKIEHHAVLHTAVYLQKENNVEVLYVNVDEFGAVDLKHLEELLVSSPEKTLVSLMMVNNEIGNILPVEEVCEICKKHNALFHSDTVQAIGHYKIDLQKTPIDFITASAHKFHGPKGVGFMYFKKGLGVKPMLHGGEQEKGARSSTENVHAILGMDKALEIGVSNLEADSTYITDLKKYFISELKNLSDKITFNGLSSDVSKSSYTILNVRFPVENKMFLFNLDLAGIAVSGGSACQSGSNKGSHVLQAFLSDEDAKKTSVRFSFSKFTTKQEIDFCIIKLKSILKRD, via the coding sequence ATGAAAACTATTTTTCTAGACAACGCATCAACTACACCAATGTATTCAGAAGTTATTTCTGTAATGCAACAATCTATGCAAGATAATTTTGGAAATCCGTCTTCTATACATCAGTTTGGACGCAAAGCAAAATCATCTATAGAAAATGCACGTAAAAATATAGCGAAGCATTTTAATATTCCATCAAGTCAACTTGTTTTTACCGCAGGCGGAACAGAAGCGGACAATTTAATTTTAATTAACGCAGTTACAAATTTAGCAGTTACAAGAATTATTACAACTAAAATTGAACATCATGCAGTTTTACATACAGCAGTGTATCTTCAAAAGGAAAATAATGTTGAAGTTTTATATGTTAATGTTGATGAGTTTGGTGCTGTAGATTTAAAACATTTAGAAGAGTTATTAGTCAGCTCTCCAGAAAAAACCTTGGTGAGTTTAATGATGGTGAATAATGAAATTGGAAATATTTTACCTGTTGAAGAAGTTTGTGAAATCTGTAAAAAACACAATGCTTTATTTCATTCCGATACTGTACAAGCAATTGGGCATTACAAAATTGATTTACAAAAAACACCAATTGATTTTATAACCGCAAGTGCACATAAATTTCATGGACCAAAAGGAGTTGGTTTTATGTATTTTAAAAAAGGATTAGGAGTTAAGCCAATGTTGCATGGAGGCGAACAAGAAAAAGGAGCGAGGTCTAGTACGGAAAATGTACATGCTATTTTAGGAATGGATAAAGCATTAGAAATTGGAGTTTCTAATTTAGAAGCAGATTCAACTTATATTACGGATTTAAAAAAATATTTTATTTCTGAATTAAAAAATCTTTCAGATAAAATAACATTTAACGGATTGTCTTCAGACGTATCTAAAAGTAGCTATACTATTTTAAATGTTCGTTTTCCGGTAGAAAATAAAATGTTCTTATTTAATTTAGATTTGGCAGGTATTGCTGTTTCTGGAGGTTCGGCTTGCCAAAGTGGAAGCAATAAAGGTTCTCATGTGCTTCAAGCTTTTTTATCTGATGAAGATGCTAAAAAAACATCTGTACGTTTTTCGTTTTCAAAATTTACTACAAAGCAAGAAATTGATTTTTGCATTATTAAACTTAAATCGATCTTAAAAAGAGATTAA
- a CDS encoding T9SS type A sorting domain-containing protein, producing MKHKYLKVFLLFTMLLCTQVSIGQNPTYVGAESASRQSAGTSLTVNVPPGNFNDLLIATIVKDDDDAITTPSGWTRIEYGTVGNNLPRLGVYYRFAPLLEPASYTFSWTSNESAVASIIRFDDVNLTSPIPVSDININTATNPDATAPSITTTVNNSTIIRIAGVDRNWSPMTHPSGTTEIIDIESSTSTRNRGRYVTLGIAYEDQATAGPTGTARWSHGNDQSIGVSLALSPSITASITDTDGDLIPDSSDIDDDNDGILDVDENCIIPGGTPPEPDAHTWLDPTFDVFVVANNTNGLGYQESGFEQEAFLQGMPLTVLNNNGDYTPNSAGTPEVDPAPSINETVSFANGIVSMTHNYYDQHNSEIRTTTSGEFTSGSGPSHGIYIAPEREASGAGDGAHPTAHTHGTGTNDSYSILVDFTTPVYAFSFDLIDIFDTNPNNTPLSYLLEIFADGKRLVYLTTDNFGDNGSGNATLYEDDGTIVSTVIGIGDQKELTIGFVNVTSVDIVEIRTTITAGSTNNGARDAHGMDNLVYSTEARSCFAPDPDFDNDGIHNDLDLDSDNDGIPDIIEAQTTIDYIAPSGIDIDLDGLDDAYDADTTTNDRVLSKGLTAENTDGNSDGADYVDVDSDDDALFDIDEAHIVDLNDSDNDGMTNNAVGNNGFINSLEITDFYLDENGNFDDTQYDNFPDIDTDALTVGDVDYRDAHISGIPIITQVYQDGNQRYIEVTNVHASNPILSGSLKLAFYRNTATGDLTENIDIINIPDEVIFVHNDIAPGQSVLIKRNASNLAVNGSAILISNNQFTDFAGGNDIILLTHYKGFIDGTSTWKNRYESGHSFSNTTSYVRHDDVINVTTDFDATQWTAFVDETIDANVTNELSPIQLRSEYDPIITEVTLASNTNANVYLGVHYTGNTLSSNTFANGTPDKSRNVEINSNYTRSTVLNARNITVNTNRTLTLNGTYSVITNNLNNNGDIILANNFTDNGLADTNPAFVKFKKTGQIIQTKRGANTNSGDGNIFVNQTSAIKSENSIYRYTYWSSPVAADNNDSVYKVGEVMNDSLTTATSNIVPLTFTGSYDGAPGTDVLAATISNYWIFTYMNGVNNNGFVGRGSNGNIPVGSGYLMKGSGNPNGQTFTFVGKPNSGDIVSSVSPGNNPTALEEIIENGNHIVGNPYPSSMDASQFIYDNQDIIRDGTLYFWQHVGEAGTSSVTEGHTQAGYRGGYASRNYDMGVYGANTAGENSATGTGYSYHIPGRYIPVGQGFLFTSSNFMNGADEDADGNGDPDDDIGILTFSNWQRVYQNETITGLESGDYLDDDDASNNSDDSHFLGRGTKQQEIKKERQNRSLQNSFPILRIGFEHNNINNVDMHRQLGISFQNGLTFANEYGHDSPMSDSQYTEVYWKFPGDNNRYLIAGVQELTEELQVPIDVVIYEDKPVKFMVDGKRNIDYTVYLYDAVEGISYTLTNPTELTLPIGTYTDRFFITFMERGAVLDDTDEVINDTTIFYAKNTKEIVIKTLESLEIEKIELYNLLGQKVMNWNNVPHDTNETRLKTNNLSTAVYILNIKTDKGKISKKLIIR from the coding sequence ATGAAACATAAATACTTAAAAGTATTTCTTCTTTTCACAATGTTACTATGTACACAAGTATCAATTGGACAAAATCCAACTTATGTTGGAGCTGAATCTGCATCAAGACAAAGCGCTGGAACATCATTAACTGTTAATGTACCTCCAGGGAACTTTAACGATCTTTTAATTGCTACAATAGTCAAAGATGATGACGATGCAATAACGACACCTTCTGGATGGACGAGAATTGAGTACGGAACTGTTGGAAATAACTTACCTAGGCTAGGTGTTTATTATAGATTCGCACCTCTTTTAGAGCCAGCCAGCTATACATTTTCTTGGACTTCTAACGAAAGTGCAGTTGCCAGTATTATTAGATTCGATGATGTAAATCTTACCAGCCCAATACCAGTTTCTGATATTAATATAAATACAGCTACAAACCCAGATGCAACAGCCCCAAGCATCACTACAACTGTTAATAATTCAACAATTATTAGAATAGCTGGAGTTGATCGAAATTGGTCTCCAATGACACATCCTAGTGGTACAACTGAAATTATTGATATTGAAAGTAGCACATCAACAAGAAATAGGGGAAGATATGTAACTTTAGGCATAGCTTATGAAGACCAAGCTACTGCAGGTCCAACCGGTACTGCTAGATGGAGTCATGGCAATGACCAATCAATAGGTGTTTCTTTAGCTCTTTCACCTTCAATAACCGCTAGCATAACAGACACAGACGGCGACCTAATACCAGACTCATCAGACATTGACGACGATAATGATGGAATTTTAGATGTAGATGAAAACTGTATTATTCCTGGGGGAACACCCCCTGAACCAGATGCTCATACTTGGTTAGACCCTACTTTTGACGTCTTTGTTGTTGCTAATAATACTAACGGATTAGGTTATCAAGAATCTGGTTTTGAACAAGAAGCTTTTTTACAAGGAATGCCTTTAACCGTTTTAAATAATAATGGTGATTATACTCCAAACTCAGCGGGTACTCCTGAGGTTGACCCTGCTCCATCTATTAATGAAACCGTTAGTTTTGCTAACGGAATAGTTAGTATGACTCACAATTATTACGACCAGCATAATTCTGAAATTAGAACAACGACTTCAGGTGAATTTACCTCAGGAAGTGGCCCTTCACACGGTATATACATAGCACCTGAACGTGAGGCATCTGGAGCAGGAGATGGAGCACATCCAACCGCACACACGCATGGTACCGGAACTAACGATTCTTATTCAATTCTTGTAGACTTTACAACTCCTGTCTATGCTTTTAGTTTCGATTTAATTGATATTTTTGATACCAACCCAAACAACACACCTCTTTCTTATCTTTTAGAAATTTTTGCTGATGGAAAACGCCTTGTTTACTTAACTACAGATAATTTTGGTGATAATGGAAGTGGGAACGCAACGCTATATGAAGACGACGGAACTATAGTTAGCACAGTTATTGGCATTGGAGACCAAAAAGAACTAACTATAGGTTTTGTAAACGTTACCTCTGTAGATATTGTAGAAATAAGAACAACAATTACAGCAGGTTCTACTAATAACGGAGCAAGAGATGCTCACGGTATGGATAATTTAGTGTATAGTACAGAAGCGCGTAGTTGTTTTGCTCCTGACCCTGATTTTGATAATGACGGCATACACAACGACCTAGATTTAGACTCAGATAATGACGGTATACCTGATATTATTGAAGCACAGACAACAATAGATTATATTGCTCCTAGCGGTATTGATATTGATTTAGACGGCTTAGACGATGCTTATGATGCGGATACAACCACCAATGACAGAGTTTTATCTAAAGGGTTGACTGCTGAAAATACAGATGGTAATTCAGATGGAGCAGATTATGTAGATGTAGATTCTGATGATGATGCTTTATTTGATATAGATGAAGCTCACATTGTAGATTTAAATGATTCTGACAATGATGGAATGACCAATAATGCTGTTGGAAACAATGGTTTTATTAATAGCTTAGAAATTACAGATTTTTATTTAGATGAAAATGGTAATTTTGATGATACTCAATATGATAATTTCCCCGACATAGATACAGATGCATTAACTGTTGGTGATGTAGATTACAGAGATGCTCATATATCTGGAATACCAATAATTACACAAGTGTATCAAGATGGTAACCAAAGATACATAGAAGTAACAAATGTACATGCTTCTAACCCAATTTTATCAGGAAGCTTAAAACTTGCCTTTTATAGAAATACAGCAACTGGAGATTTAACAGAAAATATTGATATTATTAATATTCCTGATGAAGTTATTTTTGTACACAATGATATAGCTCCTGGACAATCCGTATTGATTAAAAGAAACGCATCAAACTTAGCTGTTAATGGTAGTGCTATTTTAATATCTAATAATCAATTTACTGACTTTGCTGGAGGAAATGACATAATTTTACTAACACATTACAAAGGTTTTATAGACGGAACTTCCACTTGGAAAAACAGGTATGAAAGTGGACATTCTTTTTCTAACACAACTTCATATGTTAGACATGATGACGTAATAAATGTAACTACAGATTTTGATGCAACACAATGGACAGCTTTTGTAGACGAAACAATAGATGCTAATGTAACTAACGAGCTATCACCAATACAACTACGTTCTGAGTACGATCCAATAATTACTGAAGTTACACTTGCATCCAATACAAATGCAAATGTTTATTTAGGAGTTCACTATACAGGAAACACACTAAGCAGCAACACTTTTGCAAACGGAACACCGGATAAGTCAAGAAACGTTGAGATAAATTCCAACTACACAAGATCTACTGTTTTAAATGCTAGAAACATAACAGTAAATACAAATAGAACACTAACTTTAAATGGAACCTACTCAGTTATTACTAACAACTTAAATAATAATGGAGATATTATTTTAGCAAATAATTTTACTGATAATGGTTTAGCAGATACTAATCCAGCTTTTGTGAAATTCAAAAAAACTGGACAAATAATTCAAACTAAAAGAGGTGCAAACACTAATTCTGGAGATGGTAATATCTTTGTAAACCAAACTTCAGCAATTAAAAGTGAAAACAGTATTTATAGATATACTTACTGGTCTTCACCTGTTGCTGCAGACAATAATGACTCCGTATATAAAGTTGGAGAAGTTATGAATGATTCCCTAACTACAGCTACGAGCAATATTGTACCACTAACTTTTACAGGTTCTTATGATGGAGCTCCAGGTACAGATGTTCTTGCTGCAACAATATCTAATTATTGGATATTTACCTACATGAATGGAGTTAATAACAATGGATTTGTAGGAAGAGGAAGCAATGGAAATATACCTGTTGGTTCTGGATATTTAATGAAAGGTTCTGGAAACCCAAACGGACAAACATTTACGTTTGTTGGAAAACCTAACAGTGGAGATATTGTATCTTCTGTTTCACCTGGTAACAATCCAACAGCATTAGAAGAAATTATAGAAAATGGAAATCATATTGTTGGAAACCCTTATCCTTCTAGCATGGATGCATCTCAATTTATTTATGACAATCAAGATATAATAAGAGATGGTACCCTTTATTTTTGGCAACATGTAGGAGAAGCTGGCACATCATCAGTTACTGAAGGTCATACGCAAGCAGGTTATCGAGGCGGATATGCTTCAAGAAATTACGACATGGGTGTTTATGGAGCCAATACAGCTGGAGAAAACTCAGCAACAGGAACTGGATATTCTTACCACATTCCAGGAAGATACATTCCTGTAGGGCAAGGATTTTTATTCACTTCTAGTAACTTTATGAACGGAGCTGACGAAGATGCAGATGGTAATGGTGATCCAGATGATGATATTGGAATTTTAACATTCTCTAACTGGCAAAGAGTTTATCAAAATGAAACAATTACTGGTTTAGAGTCTGGTGATTATTTAGATGATGATGATGCTAGCAACAACAGTGATGATTCTCACTTTTTAGGAAGAGGAACAAAACAGCAAGAAATTAAAAAAGAGCGACAAAATAGAAGTTTACAAAACAGCTTTCCAATACTTCGCATAGGTTTTGAACACAACAACATTAATAATGTTGATATGCACAGACAATTAGGTATATCTTTTCAAAATGGACTAACTTTTGCAAATGAATACGGCCACGATAGCCCAATGAGCGATTCTCAATACACTGAAGTTTATTGGAAGTTTCCTGGCGACAACAATCGCTATTTAATTGCCGGAGTACAAGAACTTACAGAAGAATTACAAGTACCAATTGATGTTGTAATTTATGAAGACAAACCTGTAAAGTTTATGGTTGATGGTAAAAGAAATATTGATTACACCGTTTATCTTTATGATGCTGTAGAAGGAATTTCTTATACATTAACAAACCCAACAGAATTAACATTACCTATTGGAACCTATACAGATCGTTTTTTCATAACATTTATGGAACGAGGAGCAGTACTTGATGACACAGATGAAGTAATAAATGACACAACAATATTCTACGCAAAAAACACTAAAGAAATTGTGATTAAAACACTAGAGTCTTTAGAAATTGAAAAAATAGAACTATACAATTTACTAGGTCAAAAAGTTATGAATTGGAATAATGTACCTCATGATACTAACGAAACAAGATTAAAAACAAATAACCTTTCTACAGCTGTTTACATTTTAAATATAAAAACTGATAAAGGAAAAATATCAAAGAAATTAATTATTCGATAA